Genomic segment of Nostoc sp. TCL240-02:
CTGCTTGTGAAGTCGCAAAACCAGAGCGATATACACCAGCATTGATTGACATATAAATTGCATCGATCGTTTCATCAATCTTCTGTTGTAGGTCGCGTGGGTATAAGTCTACTTTCTGTGTCGCTAATTCCTCAAACTCTACGTCAAACATCCGCATAATTTCACGAGATTCATTGTTGACGATAGTTTGAGTTTGTCGATCCCACAACACTGGAACAGTGACTCGCCCTGTATATTTAGGAGCAGCTTTCAGATAAATCTCTGACAAATATTGAGCATGACTCACCGAGTCAGGTATAACCTCTAGCGGTGCAGAAAAGCTCCAGCCCAAATCGCTTAGAATCAGATCGGCAATAGAGACTGAGATGGCATCATTTAACCCTTTGAGTTCTCGCATAATTAAGGTGCGATGCGCCCACGGACACGCTAAGGAAACGTAGAGGTGATAGCGTCCGGTTTCTGCCTTAAAACTACTAGAACCATCGGCGGTAACGCGATCGCGAAAGGTTGTTGGCATCTCATGGAACTCACCGCTTTGATTCTGCTCATTC
This window contains:
- a CDS encoding glutathione S-transferase family protein; this translates as MASRMMVGGKWITDENEQNQSGEFHEMPTTFRDRVTADGSSSFKAETGRYHLYVSLACPWAHRTLIMRELKGLNDAISVSIADLILSDLGWSFSAPLEVIPDSVSHAQYLSEIYLKAAPKYTGRVTVPVLWDRQTQTIVNNESREIMRMFDVEFEELATQKVDLYPRDLQQKIDETIDAIYMSINAGVYRSGFATSQAAYEKAVTELFESLDHWETILSKQHYLCGVQLTEADICMFVTLYRFDSVYHGHFKCNLRRILDYPNLWNYLKDLYQRQPFKATCNLDYTKRGYYMSMTEINPNRIVPKGPIIDFDELHDRDRFGKP